One Castanea sativa cultivar Marrone di Chiusa Pesio chromosome 4, ASM4071231v1 DNA window includes the following coding sequences:
- the LOC142630304 gene encoding protein WHAT'S THIS FACTOR 1 homolog, chloroplastic, whose translation MKPQHLLCSSPSTSSPLFISYKYPYLQNPKLSVKPHCSLSTGSQFWGTSLVLQQSSNNNVSLSNLRKTPFGFGPIRAVVKRRKELPFDNVIQRDKKLKLVLKIRRILVSQPDRIMSLRELGKYRKELGLDKKRRFIALLRKFPAVFDIEEEGVFSLKFKLTPEAERLYLEEVKIRNEMEDLLVVKLRKLLMMSLEKRILLEKIAHLRTDLGLPFEFRNTICHRYPQYFRVVPTERGPALELTHWDPELAVSAAELTEEENRARELEEKNLIIDRPPRFRRVLLPKGLSLSKGEMRRISVFREMPYISPYSDFSALRSGTPEKEKHACGVIHEILSLTVEKRTLVDHLTHFREEFRFSQQLRGMLIRHPDMFYVSLKGDRDSVFLREAYRDSHLIEKDRLLLIKEKIRSLVAVPRYPKRGSPRTDEEGGLEGNNGSSEEGEEEWSDGDNLMSNDGFDDDHDDDNDNEDYEDNWSDEDDDMPPDFDEDGGTVKIGVSKPIKQVDNSKKDEEKDLVPVLPDGRPRERW comes from the coding sequence ATGAAACCCCAACACTTGCTTTGTTCTTCTCCATCTACTTCCTCACCGTTATTTATCTCATACAAATATCCTTATCTTCAAAACCCCAAACTTTCTGTAAAACCCCATTGCTCCCTATCAACCGGGTCACAGTTTTGGGGCACAAGTTTAGTTTTGCAACAAAGTAGTAATAATAATGTTAGTTTGAGTAATCTGAGAAAAACCCCATTTGGATTTGGACCCATTAGAGCTGTtgtgaagagaagaaaagagctTCCTTTTGACAATGTCATCCAAAGGGACAAGAAGCTGAAACTAGTGTTGAAGATACGGAGGATTCTAGTGAGTCAACCTGATAGAATTATGTCCCTTAGAGAGCTAGGTAAGTACAGAAAGGAATTGGGTCTTGACAAGAAGCGACGATTTATTGCTTTATTAAGGAAATTCCCTGCAGTGTTCGATATTGAGGAAGAAGGGGTTTTTTCATTAAAGTTCAAGTTGACACCCGAAGCTGAAAGGCTTTATTTGGAGGAGGTGAAGATTAGGAATGAGATGGAAGATTTGTTGGTTGTTAAATTGAGGAAATTGTTGATGATGTCATTGGAGAAGCGAATCTTGTTGGAGAAGATTGCCCATTTGAGGACTGATCTTGGGCTGCCATTCGAATTTCGTAACACTATTTGTCATAGGTACCCGCAATACTTCAGGGTTGTTCCGACTGAACGGGGTCCTGCACTGGAATTGACTCATTGGGATCCCGAGCTTGCAGTTTCAGCGGCTGAGTTAACTGAGGAGGAAAATAGAGCTAGAGAACTAGAAGAGAAGAATTTGATTATTGATAGGCCCCCAAGGTTCAGAAGAGTATTGCTACCCAAGGGTCTCAGTCTTTCCAAGGGTGAGATGAGGAGGATATCTGTGTTTAGAGAAATGCCCTACATATCGCCTTACTCTGATTTCTCAGCACTCAGGTCGGGCACGCCTGAGAAAGAGAAACACGCTTGTGGGGTTATTCATGAGATTTTAAGCCTCACTGTTGAGAAGAGAACTCTTGTGGATCACCTCACTCATTTTCGAGAGGAGTTTAGGTTCTCTCAGCAGCTGAGAGGGATGCTAATAAGGCACCCTGATATGTTTTATGTGTCCTTGAAAGGGGATAGGGATTCAGTTTTCCTCAGGGAAGCATATCGTGATTCTCACTTGAtagagaaggatcgtttgttgCTAATAAAGGAGAAAATTCGTTCTCTTGTTGCTGTTCCTCGATATCCAAAACGGGGTTCTCCCAGAACAGATGAGGAGGGTGGGCTAGAAGGAAATAATGGAAGCAGTGAGGAGGGAGAAGAAGAGTGGTCTGATGGTGACAATTTAATGAGCAATGATGGGTTTGATGATGACCATGACGATGACAATGACAATGAAGATTATGAAGACAATTGgagtgatgaagatgatgacaTGCCTCCGGATTTCGATGAAGATGGTGGAACTGTGAAGATTGGAGTGAGCAAACCAATTAAACAGGTTGACAACTCAAAAAAAGATGAGGAGAAGGATCTTGTTCCTGTGCTCCCTGATGGTAGGCCAAGAGAACGTTGGTAA
- the LOC142630913 gene encoding pentatricopeptide repeat-containing protein At4g01030, mitochondrial isoform X1, with protein MDKMAPFHHLNPHILQNPTLTHNHNHNHKPHKSQTFTSLALAHSVTDTTSPETPILASLPSSSWKVSSSMISEITSLNSVKAMHAQIIKSSNKLSWDTIGKSLITYYLEFGDFKSAAMVIFFLGFSRNHLIWDWNSLLQEFTSFGGDIHDILVVFRDFHGGGVMFDSKVLALVLRICARLMDLWLGVEIHACLIKRGFALDLYLNSALINFYGSCWGIESANQVFYEMPDTEDSLWNEVIMANLRNERWMEALELFRDMNMSGGKAYGGTIVKVLQTCVKMGALKEGKQIHGFVFRRGLEFNLSICNSLISMYSKNERLELARIVFESMRDRNLSSWNSIISGYAGLGCLNDARNLFHEMEVSGVRPDIVTWNCLLSGHSLHGSYKEVLYILQRMQGVGLRLNSGSITSVIKAVIKLGFINMGKEIHGYVIRNVLDNDVYVGTSLLDMYVKNNCLTNARVVFNNMKNRNIFAWNSLISGYSYKGLFEDAEKLLSQMKKEGIKPDLVTWNCLVSGYSMWGCSKEALAVIHRIRSFGLTPNVVSWTALISGCSQNESYRDSFEFFIQMLEEGIKPNSATISSLLRTCAGLSLLQKGEEIHCLSIKDGFTEDVYVGTALIDMYSKSGKLKNAHKVFKKIQNKTLASWNCMIMGFAIYGFGREVISLFDEMCGVGVQPDSITFTAILSGCKNAGLVDEGWKYFDGMSMYYNIIPTIEHYSCMVDLLGRAGYLDEARDFIRNMPLKPDATIWGALLGSCKIHNNIEYAEFAAKKLFELEPHNSANYVLMMNLYAISNRWEDVEHVKDLMGVLGVKNLQVWSWIQIDCKIHFFSAEGKPHPDAGEIYFELYNLVSEMKKEGYVPDISCVYQNIDEVEKDKVLLRHTEKLAITYGLMKMKSSTPIRVVKNTRMCTDCHTAAKYMSLVRNHEIIIKDGIRFHHFRVGKCSCNDCW; from the coding sequence aTGGACAAAATGGCTCCATTTCACCACCTTAACCCTCACATCCTTCAAAACCCAACACTCActcacaaccacaaccacaaccacaagcCACATAAAAGCCAGACCTTCActtctcttgctcttgctcACTCTGTCACAGACACTACTTCTCCTGAAACTCCAATCCTTGCTTCTCTTCCTTCCTCTTCGTGGAAAGTTTCCTCGAGCATGATCAGTGAGATAACATCTCTGAATTCTGTGAAAGCAATGCATGCCCAAATCATAAAATCGTCAAACAAACTCAGTTGGGATACCATTGGAAAGAGTTTGATCACATATTACTTAGAATTTGGCGATTTTAAGTCGGCTGCAATGGTAATATTCTTTCTGGGTTTTTCCAGAAACCATCTTATATGGGATTGGAATTCTTTGTTGCAAGAGTTTACAAGTTTTGGTGGTGATATTCATGATATTCTTGTGGTTTTCAGAGACTTTCATGGTGGAGGAGTGATGTTCGATAGTAAAGTTCTGGCCTTGGTTTTAAGAATTTGTGCCAGGTTAATGGAtttgtggcttggagtggagATTCATGCTTGTTTGATCAAGAGGGGCTTTGCCTTGGATTTGTATTTGAACTCTGCACTGATAAACTTTTATGGGAGTTGTTGGGGCATTGAGAGTGCAAATCAAGTGTTTTACGAAATGCCCGATACAGAAGATTCCCTGTGGAATGAGGTTATCATGGCAAATTTGAGGAATGAAAGATGGATGGAAGCTCTAGAGTTATTTCGGGATATGAATATGTCAGGGGGGAAAGCCTATGGTGGAACAATTGTGAAAGTACTGCAAACTTGTGTTAAAATGGGAGCTCTCAAGGAAGGAAAGCAAATTCATGGGTTTGTTTTTCGACGTGGACTTGAATTCAATTTATCAATTTGCAATTCACTGATTAGCATGTACTCCAAAAATGAGAGACTTGAACTAGCTAGGATAGTTTTTGAGTCAATGAGAGATCGTAACTTATCTTCATGGAACTCAATTATCTCGGGTTATGCTGGACTTGGTTGTTTGAATGATGCTAGGAATCTTTTTCATGAAATGGAAGTTTCTGGTGTAAGACCAGACATTGTAACTTGGAATTGCCTTTTGTCAGGCCATTCTCTGCATGGCTCATATAAAGAAGTCCTATACATTTTGCAGAGAATGCAAGGTGTGGGCTTGAGACTGAATTCAGGCTCTATCACCAGTGTTATTAAAGCAGTTATCAAACTGGGGTTCATTAATATGGGAAAAGAAATTCATGGCTATGTGATAAGAAATGTGCTTGACAATGATGTATATGTAGGAACTTCATTGTTGGACATGTATGTGAAGAACAATTGCTTAACTAATGCTCGTGTGGTTTTTAACAATATGAAGAACAGAAATATTTTTGCCTGGAATTCATTAATTTCTGGGTATTCCTACAAGGGGCTTTTTGAAGATGCTGAAAAGCTATTGAGCCaaatgaaaaaggaaggaaTCAAACCTGATTTAGTGACATGGAATTGCCTAGTTTCTGGGTATTCAATGTGGGGTTGCAGTAAGGAAGCTCTGGCTGTGATTCATCGCATCAGAAGTTTTGGATTAACACCTAATGTTGTATCATGGACTGCTCTGATATCAGGCTGTTCACAGAATGAAAGCTATAGGGACTCTTTTGAGTTTTTCATCCAAATGCTAGAAGAAGGTATCAAACCCAACTCAGCCACCATATCCAGCTTACTTCGAACTTGTGCAGGCCTATCTTTGTTACAGAAGGGTGAAGAGATACACTGTCTCAGTATAAAAGATGGTTTCACTGAAGACGTATATGTAGGCACTGCACTTATCGACATGTATAGTAAATCAGGCAAATTAAAAAATGCCCACAAGGTTTTCAAAAAGATTCAGAACAAAACATTAGCCTCTTGGAATTGCATGATCATGGGGTTTGCCATTTATGGCTTTGGAAGAGAAGTGATTTCGCTTTTTGATGAGATGTGTGGGGTGGGTGTCCAACCAGATTCTATAACCTTTACAGCTATCCTCTCTGGTTGCAAGAATGCAGGTCTAGTTGATGAAGGATGGAAATACTTTGATGGTATGAGCATGTATTATAATATAATCCCAACAATTGAGCATTATTCTTGCATGGTAGATCTTCTAGGGAGAGCTGGTTATCTTGATGAAGCACGGGATTTCATTCGAAATATGCCACTAAAGCCAGATGCTACCATTTGGGGTGCTCTTCTTGGATCCTGCAAAATCCATAATAACATTGAGTATGCAGAGTTTGCAGCGAAGAAACTATTTGAGTTAGAACCACATAATTCTGCTAATTATGTTCTTATGATGAATTTATATGCCATTTCAAACAGATGGGAGGATGTGGAGCATGTTAAAGACTTGATGGGTGTTTTAGGGGTAAAGAACCTCCAAGTGTGGAGCTGGATACAGATCGATTGCaagattcattttttctctGCAGAAGGGAAGCCACATCCCGATGCAGGAGAGATATATTTTGAGTTATATAATTTGGTTTCTGAGATGAAGAAAGAGGGATATGTGCCTGACATCAGCTGTGTATATCAGAACATAGATGAAGTTGAGAAGGATAAGGTGCTGCTTAGACACACTGAGAAGTTGGCTATTACTTATGGGCTGATGAAGATGAAAAGTAGTACACCAATTAGGGTGGTTAAGAACACAAGAATGTGTACTGACTGTCACACTGCTGCAAAATATATGTCTTTGGTACGAAACCATGAGATTATCATCAAAGATGGCATTCGATTTCACCATTTCAGAGTAGGAAAGTGTTCCTGCAATGATTGTTGGTAA
- the LOC142630913 gene encoding pentatricopeptide repeat-containing protein At4g01030, mitochondrial isoform X2: protein MFDSKVLALVLRICARLMDLWLGVEIHACLIKRGFALDLYLNSALINFYGSCWGIESANQVFYEMPDTEDSLWNEVIMANLRNERWMEALELFRDMNMSGGKAYGGTIVKVLQTCVKMGALKEGKQIHGFVFRRGLEFNLSICNSLISMYSKNERLELARIVFESMRDRNLSSWNSIISGYAGLGCLNDARNLFHEMEVSGVRPDIVTWNCLLSGHSLHGSYKEVLYILQRMQGVGLRLNSGSITSVIKAVIKLGFINMGKEIHGYVIRNVLDNDVYVGTSLLDMYVKNNCLTNARVVFNNMKNRNIFAWNSLISGYSYKGLFEDAEKLLSQMKKEGIKPDLVTWNCLVSGYSMWGCSKEALAVIHRIRSFGLTPNVVSWTALISGCSQNESYRDSFEFFIQMLEEGIKPNSATISSLLRTCAGLSLLQKGEEIHCLSIKDGFTEDVYVGTALIDMYSKSGKLKNAHKVFKKIQNKTLASWNCMIMGFAIYGFGREVISLFDEMCGVGVQPDSITFTAILSGCKNAGLVDEGWKYFDGMSMYYNIIPTIEHYSCMVDLLGRAGYLDEARDFIRNMPLKPDATIWGALLGSCKIHNNIEYAEFAAKKLFELEPHNSANYVLMMNLYAISNRWEDVEHVKDLMGVLGVKNLQVWSWIQIDCKIHFFSAEGKPHPDAGEIYFELYNLVSEMKKEGYVPDISCVYQNIDEVEKDKVLLRHTEKLAITYGLMKMKSSTPIRVVKNTRMCTDCHTAAKYMSLVRNHEIIIKDGIRFHHFRVGKCSCNDCW from the coding sequence ATGTTCGATAGTAAAGTTCTGGCCTTGGTTTTAAGAATTTGTGCCAGGTTAATGGAtttgtggcttggagtggagATTCATGCTTGTTTGATCAAGAGGGGCTTTGCCTTGGATTTGTATTTGAACTCTGCACTGATAAACTTTTATGGGAGTTGTTGGGGCATTGAGAGTGCAAATCAAGTGTTTTACGAAATGCCCGATACAGAAGATTCCCTGTGGAATGAGGTTATCATGGCAAATTTGAGGAATGAAAGATGGATGGAAGCTCTAGAGTTATTTCGGGATATGAATATGTCAGGGGGGAAAGCCTATGGTGGAACAATTGTGAAAGTACTGCAAACTTGTGTTAAAATGGGAGCTCTCAAGGAAGGAAAGCAAATTCATGGGTTTGTTTTTCGACGTGGACTTGAATTCAATTTATCAATTTGCAATTCACTGATTAGCATGTACTCCAAAAATGAGAGACTTGAACTAGCTAGGATAGTTTTTGAGTCAATGAGAGATCGTAACTTATCTTCATGGAACTCAATTATCTCGGGTTATGCTGGACTTGGTTGTTTGAATGATGCTAGGAATCTTTTTCATGAAATGGAAGTTTCTGGTGTAAGACCAGACATTGTAACTTGGAATTGCCTTTTGTCAGGCCATTCTCTGCATGGCTCATATAAAGAAGTCCTATACATTTTGCAGAGAATGCAAGGTGTGGGCTTGAGACTGAATTCAGGCTCTATCACCAGTGTTATTAAAGCAGTTATCAAACTGGGGTTCATTAATATGGGAAAAGAAATTCATGGCTATGTGATAAGAAATGTGCTTGACAATGATGTATATGTAGGAACTTCATTGTTGGACATGTATGTGAAGAACAATTGCTTAACTAATGCTCGTGTGGTTTTTAACAATATGAAGAACAGAAATATTTTTGCCTGGAATTCATTAATTTCTGGGTATTCCTACAAGGGGCTTTTTGAAGATGCTGAAAAGCTATTGAGCCaaatgaaaaaggaaggaaTCAAACCTGATTTAGTGACATGGAATTGCCTAGTTTCTGGGTATTCAATGTGGGGTTGCAGTAAGGAAGCTCTGGCTGTGATTCATCGCATCAGAAGTTTTGGATTAACACCTAATGTTGTATCATGGACTGCTCTGATATCAGGCTGTTCACAGAATGAAAGCTATAGGGACTCTTTTGAGTTTTTCATCCAAATGCTAGAAGAAGGTATCAAACCCAACTCAGCCACCATATCCAGCTTACTTCGAACTTGTGCAGGCCTATCTTTGTTACAGAAGGGTGAAGAGATACACTGTCTCAGTATAAAAGATGGTTTCACTGAAGACGTATATGTAGGCACTGCACTTATCGACATGTATAGTAAATCAGGCAAATTAAAAAATGCCCACAAGGTTTTCAAAAAGATTCAGAACAAAACATTAGCCTCTTGGAATTGCATGATCATGGGGTTTGCCATTTATGGCTTTGGAAGAGAAGTGATTTCGCTTTTTGATGAGATGTGTGGGGTGGGTGTCCAACCAGATTCTATAACCTTTACAGCTATCCTCTCTGGTTGCAAGAATGCAGGTCTAGTTGATGAAGGATGGAAATACTTTGATGGTATGAGCATGTATTATAATATAATCCCAACAATTGAGCATTATTCTTGCATGGTAGATCTTCTAGGGAGAGCTGGTTATCTTGATGAAGCACGGGATTTCATTCGAAATATGCCACTAAAGCCAGATGCTACCATTTGGGGTGCTCTTCTTGGATCCTGCAAAATCCATAATAACATTGAGTATGCAGAGTTTGCAGCGAAGAAACTATTTGAGTTAGAACCACATAATTCTGCTAATTATGTTCTTATGATGAATTTATATGCCATTTCAAACAGATGGGAGGATGTGGAGCATGTTAAAGACTTGATGGGTGTTTTAGGGGTAAAGAACCTCCAAGTGTGGAGCTGGATACAGATCGATTGCaagattcattttttctctGCAGAAGGGAAGCCACATCCCGATGCAGGAGAGATATATTTTGAGTTATATAATTTGGTTTCTGAGATGAAGAAAGAGGGATATGTGCCTGACATCAGCTGTGTATATCAGAACATAGATGAAGTTGAGAAGGATAAGGTGCTGCTTAGACACACTGAGAAGTTGGCTATTACTTATGGGCTGATGAAGATGAAAAGTAGTACACCAATTAGGGTGGTTAAGAACACAAGAATGTGTACTGACTGTCACACTGCTGCAAAATATATGTCTTTGGTACGAAACCATGAGATTATCATCAAAGATGGCATTCGATTTCACCATTTCAGAGTAGGAAAGTGTTCCTGCAATGATTGTTGGTAA